ggtgggagctgggcgggacctaggcggagccttggggagatgctacattcgattacatgctagttttccaagatcgccaaccctagctttaagttcAGTATTGACTTACTTTTGAATCGACCACctgatttattttctgctcCATGAGATGTAATGATAAAATCACCCTGAGCTGTAGAATCATAGGGATCcagttatattaatatttaattttgaaTTAGAATCTATGAAGCAAAAGCCGTTTTGGAACCAGTGCCTGGTAGACTCTGGGATATTGACAGTGTCTGATACTTCCGGGTTGGCTTCAGTTGTGGAGCCAGGTCATCACGATTTGATATATGCTGTCTATGGTTTGGCACCAGTAAACTCTAAAGATAGGGTAGTGTGCAGGTACCTTTGGTAGCTTTGATGTTCGGATGGAAAATGACATTAGTCTTTCCTAACGCCACTTGCACTCTGGGCACATACGCAAAATTTCAATTCTATCATTTTCTGATCCTGTTTTTGATTGTTTCAGGTGAAAGCAATCTGTCAAAAGTAAAGCAACGTTTTAAAAGAACCATGCAAGAGAACAACATGATGGTCTTTGAAGGTGACGAAGACCAAAACAGTTCCCTGAATTGTATTTACACACAACTCCACATCACCGCTGGAGGGAGTGAAGCACCATGTGCAGAACACGAGTCCAAACAGCTTCGAGCTCAGCTGAATGAAACTAAACTCGTCAACGATGAGTTTTCAGTCAACCTCAGTGACATCTTCAAATGTTCCCCTGGTCAAGAAAAGTACAGAACCGTTCTGACGAAGGGTGTCGCTGGCATTGGAAAGTCCTTCAGTGTgaagaagttcactctggactgggccaCAGAGGATGCCAACCAGGACATTGACTTCGTGTTCAGTTTTGCTTTCCGAGAGCTGAATTTATGTTCCGGTGAGAAAAGCCTCCatgagctcctcactgagttCCACCCCGATCTTCTCCATCTGACTGCACCTGCGGATTATGTCAACACCAAGATTATAGTGATCCTGGATGGCCTGGACGAGAGCAGACTCCCCCTGGTCTTCAAGGACAATCAGGTGGTCACATCTGTCCATCAAAAGACGTCTGTGGGAAATCTGGTGGTGAATCTCATGAAGGGTCACCTTCTTCCTGATGCAAACATCTGGATAACATCCCGTCCAACAGCAGCTGATATGATCCCTGTGGAGCATGTTGGACTGATGACGGAGATCAGAGGATTCAATGACAGTCAAATCAAAGAGTACTTTCAGAGGCAGTTTGCTGAAGATCTTGATCTGGCAACAAGAATCACATCACATATTCAGTCTTCAGAGAGTCTCCACTTCATGTGTCAAATCCCCATCTTCTGCTGGATTTCCGCCCTGCTTTTTCAGGAGGTTTTTGGAGATGAAGAGCCTGATATTCCCCAAACTCTGACAGAGATGATGGCACATTTTCTGTCTACCCAAACAAGACGCAGAATGAAAAAATCTGGTGGGATGCCTGTGAAGACTGAAGAAAGCTTTCTGGCCCTGCACAGAGAATTTCTTCTAAAGCTTGGCAAACTTgctttccagcagctgctgaagaacagCCTGATCTTCTACGAAAAAGACCTTGAAGACTGTGGCATCGACATGAAAGAAGCATCCGTCTGCTCTGAATTTTTCAATACAGTTCTTGTGGAAGAAAAAATCATCCACCAGAAGAAAGTCTTCGTCTTCGTTCATCTGACTGTACAGGAGTTCTTCGCAGCTCTCTACATCTTTGACTCTTTCTTAAACAACGATATCACAGAGCTGGATGACTTCCTTCACATGAAAGACAGTGAACACACTTTACTGGATCTTCTGAAGACGACTGTTGACAAAGTGTTGGGAAAGGCGTACGGCCACATGGATTTCTTTATGCGCTTCCTTTTTGGTCTCCTGGTTGAGGCCAATCGAAGAGTCCTTGGAGGTGTGCTGAAGACATCAGGTCTGAGTCAAGACACTGAGAAGAAAATCCTGACTCACCTGAAATCCatccaaaaaaagaacatctcTCCAGATGGCTGCATCAACCTTTTCCAGACCATGGTGGAGATGAGAGACCACAAAGTCAAAGATGAGATTGAGGAATACCTGAAAGTGCAGGATCGTTCAGGGATGGAGCTGACTCCGCTGCACTGCTCTGCACTGGCCAACATGCTGCAGGTGTCAAAGAACGATCTGGAAGTGTTGGACCTGAAGAGTTACAGGACGTCCGAGGAGGGCCGGAGGAGGCTGATCcctgcagtgaggaggagccAAAAGGCCTTGTGAGTTTCCTCTTCCTGCCGCATGACACTTTTCAGCTCTTTACTTTccctttctttgtctttgatCTTCAGAAAGTTAAGATCAATCAGTTCCAACCCTCAGAGCTAATTTCCATGTTGGTGGTAGGCATGTGTATTGGTATCACTCTGCTGGCATCaaattgtttcagaaaagttccgcCTTGGTGGTTATTTTCACTGACAATGACTGGCATTGTCACATTTGCTGAGAAATCTTGTTTAAATTTGACGACTGTTTTTGAAGAAGCTTTGTAACATATTGTTCTCGGTAAAATTCTGGAAGAATGTGCAACATAGTATTTTCGTTCAGTCGTCTTATTATCACCACATCAATCTAAAGTGTATTTGATCACATTATTGGTTGTATTTTAGCAAGGAAACTGCTgtaggaaaaataaaaaaatttgaaTGAGTAGATAAATCAAGTAACCCTCAGGGAAACACTTCTACAAAAtatctttgcatttttttggatAATTGTTATAACCCTGGGATCCGTCTGCAGACTAGCAAACTGTGGAGTGACCGCTCAGTGGGTGGAACATCTGGCCTTTGGACTCAGGTTTCCCCACTCTCCTCTGCGAGATCTGGACCTGAGCAACAACGACCTGAGAGACTCAGGAGTGCAGGAGTTGTGTAAAGGCCTGGAGAGTCAATACTGCAGACTGGAAAGGCTCAGGTAAACATCTGTTAATGCAACAACAGCAGACCAACCCAACATTTTGACACAGCTAGCCTCTTGGACAGATCCAGAACACAGTAAATTTTGCCGTGTTTCTTCAGCTTGTCGGGCTGCATGGTGACTAAAGAAGGCTGTGGTCACCTGGTGTCGGCTCTGCGCTCCAACCCGACCCATCTGAAAgttctggacctgagctacaacaaTCCAGAAGAGTCAGGAATAAATCAACTTCAAGAAATCAAGAATGATCCGGAGTTCAAGCTGAGGTGAGCTTATAAAACCGTGCTACCATCACACTGAACACCTTGAGGAAAATACACTCCGGTCATATTTGCCAAATGTTACATCAGTCTTTCTTACCTACAGGTGTGACCACGGGTCGATTGAACGGATCAAGCCAGGGTTCAAAAAATGTAAGTAGTGTGATTCAGTTGCTGGTGTTTTACCAACTGTTCAACCAACTCTTAATGTTTTGTCAGAACATGGTTTATAGGCTGTCTTTTGTCATTCTCATCAATATTAAGGAATCTCCGAACCTCAGACATCACTCGTCCTCCCTTGTGTATGTGCAAGCAACGTTGTTGAtacatccatccctccatccatccatccattttcttccgggactgggtcgcgggggcagcaggtcctcgaagtattccttccaccgtcctataaTATCCCCAGtcgaggtcagcagctccccacctccactgttaACGGTGtgagtggagacctgctttcccctcctgaggtgtcgggacagtttgccagaatttcttcgaacctgaccggtagtcctcctccatggcctccgaactcctcccagacccgagtttttgccttcACAACCACTTGGGCTGCGgttcgcttggcctgctggTATCTGTCAGCTgtttctggagtcccatgagccaacaagactcgataggactccttcttcagctagACGGCATCCCttacttctttgttttttgtttttttaagcacgTGCGTCCCAGTCATCCCCCTCCAGGTCTTGCTGTTGCTACCCATGTGGGttttgaagtcccccagtagaactaTGGAGTCCCCAGTTTGAGcgctgtccagcacccctcccagggattccaggaaggccgggtactgttcggcccgtaagctgaaacaacagtgaggcacctattcccgacccgaaggcgcagggacccagccctctcgttcactgggagAAACTCCAACAAATGGcgactgagctgtggggctgtaAGCAAACCCATACCAGCCCCCCGCATTTCACTGTGGGCAACACCAGAGAAGTGAATAGTCCAGCCCTTCTTGAGAAGTTGTATTCCAGAGCCCAAGCTATGTGTgaaggtgagcccgactatcaAAAGCCCtcgacaacatagctcctgggatcatacTGTCACTCAAACTCCCCACCAttttaaggtggcagttctggGTACAGCTCCTCTAACCACGTGATGTAAATCTGAGTGTCATCTGCATCGGTGTTTGCCTTTGTGTTGTTAGATCTAGAAACACTGCAGTAGTTTTCCGTCGGTCGTTGACCCAGACGGTGTTTTCTGACCTGCAGACGCCTGTGACGTGACTCTGGATCCCAACACGGTGAGCAagaacctgctgctgtctgagggGAACAGAAGAGTGAGCTGGGCAGTCGAGCAGCAGACAACAGCAGAACGTCATAAGTCTGAAATCTGCCTGAGCCAGCAGAGCCTGAAGGAGCGCTGCTACCTGGAGGTGGACTTACTGGAGTCCTGCAGCGTGGTGCTGGCGTACGGGAGCGTCATGGAGAAAAGAGGTGAATGTGAGCTGGGAAGGGACGACGAGTCGTGGGTGTTCACCGTTGCTGATGGACACTGTTACGTTGAACACGGGAGAAACAAGGTCGAAGTCGAATCCCCCAACTGGCACTCCAGACTCCTCGGAGTGTATCTGGACTGGGAAGCTGGTGTTCTGTCCTTCTACAGAGTTTCCTCCGACAGTCTCACCTGCCTCCACACCTTCACAGAGACGTTCAGAGACGCCCTCCAACCCGCCGTCCGACTTCACCTGCACTCCTCCGTCACCTTCAGTTCACCAGTGTGAGTATGGGAGGAACAAGGTGACCTcctgtcctgttctgtctgGGACAAAGTGTCTTCATCTCCAATGTTTCCTTTATAtttagggatgcacgatatggAAAATTTTAACCGATACCGATAACCGAAAATTAACTACTTCTTATGACCAATACCGATAACCGataatttcagatttttatattcaatataatcttaaagggacttaaggcaactttacaaaatttacctcagtgttgccgcgataggcgctgtggggaactgcagccaccagccaaggcggcacgggagcgcgcacaaacactttCGGTGCGCATCAAGCCCTAGGTGCCTACATGGCGTAGGAACGGCGTCGatgcgacggggaagcatactgacgcctggttcacacaggacgctgAGGCGCCGCAGCACCAGGCAgcaggcgcttggctgttcatACAGGAAGCCTTTTCTGCTGTGCTCTGCGCACCGGAGACATCGACGCCCGTGGAGAGAAGGAGAGTCCTGGCTCTCTTGTGGGTTCATCCAATCaataaaagaaggaagcagCACGGTGTTTTCCGTCATCTTGTTGGTGAACTGCGTCTGGACAGTGCCCACCATCACGTGAatctctaccccccccccccccccccccccccacccacccacccacccacccacccacccttTCGCcccctctccctgtgtgtgtttatctgaaaaggaaaaccaaaaagcaacataatttaagttattttactttattttaatttgaaaattgaccggattctctcgtattttccgttcccgacttcctgtctggtgcgatcagCTTGATCCAacttgacaaatggcgctcgGGGCTcatggagaaaatagagaggagcggagcagcgctaccccgcgcctcctgtatgaactgtcagataggttaacaggggcgccgatccgAAACTCGATGCGTGGTGTTACCGCTTCCGcgcgcggcgcgtcctgtgtgaaccagggatgtagtgtttgagtccgtgtcaatggcggccatgttcttcctgttcggcagcgcGCATACAGCATCAATTTacatcacatccccacgattgcgtgggaaattcggaccccgaacagcaacaaattatttggcacacagcctgtataaggcaacagacagatacgtggattggcctgttattttaggtttttaatgcttcacgacccattagcattgaataaactggaaatacatgtgtagtttttcacaaatcttgccttaagtccctttaaaataATCTGCAGTTTGCGTACTAAGGAGAGTATAAACATTGAAGACGCAGTGATGAAAAAAAGTAATACTTTAGTAGCTCTGGCCTGACTATAACAGCAAACAACAGTACAgactgttcatttatttttttacaaaaatatcaAACAGTTAAAATTAGTAGCAGTCgattttttcaaacaaaaacaaaaatgaaatctgtGACTTTACACAGGCTGTCAAACTTCTCAAAACTCAGTATATCAAATATGACATCAAATCCcaactaaaacaaaaactgcatccTTCAAGAAAAGGATTTCACAGAACTGTGACTTGtttatctgtaaaaaaaaaaaaaaatcaaatatttttcaaatatgaaataaattaaatccaTTGACATGGCAACCTCAAatctaaaaacacaaaaaatgaaaataaagtccAGAAAACTGTTTAGAAGAAATAATAGTTTGCTACAATTTAATAGAATGAATATTTGATCTTCAACCAAACTGAGTAAATCAAGAACTTAAATTACTTTTGTCAGGTAAGTGAAATAAAATGCCCACCCCCTCTCTGCAAATAATGTGCACATAGAACTAAACCTCTGTAATTAATGGCAACCGCAATACACAACAGGAAACTTTGAACAGTACCAGTAAATATTAACACAAATTAATGTTCAAACCGcagacaataacaaaaacacatgggccccatacacacactcacagttaGCTTACCTACGctggatgggaaaaaaaaaaaaaaaacgttgcaGGCCTGTTGGAAGCTACAAG
The nucleotide sequence above comes from Salarias fasciatus chromosome 3, fSalaFa1.1, whole genome shotgun sequence. Encoded proteins:
- the LOC115382571 gene encoding NLR family CARD domain-containing protein 3-like, whose product is MQENNMMVFEGDEDQNSSLNCIYTQLHITAGGSEAPCAEHESKQLRAQLNETKLVNDEFSVNLSDIFKCSPGQEKYRTVLTKGVAGIGKSFSVKKFTLDWATEDANQDIDFVFSFAFRELNLCSGEKSLHELLTEFHPDLLHLTAPADYVNTKIIVILDGLDESRLPLVFKDNQVVTSVHQKTSVGNLVVNLMKGHLLPDANIWITSRPTAADMIPVEHVGLMTEIRGFNDSQIKEYFQRQFAEDLDLATRITSHIQSSESLHFMCQIPIFCWISALLFQEVFGDEEPDIPQTLTEMMAHFLSTQTRRRMKKSGGMPVKTEESFLALHREFLLKLGKLAFQQLLKNSLIFYEKDLEDCGIDMKEASVCSEFFNTVLVEEKIIHQKKVFVFVHLTVQEFFAALYIFDSFLNNDITELDDFLHMKDSEHTLLDLLKTTVDKVLGKAYGHMDFFMRFLFGLLVEANRRVLGGVLKTSGLSQDTEKKILTHLKSIQKKNISPDGCINLFQTMVEMRDHKVKDEIEEYLKVQDRSGMELTPLHCSALANMLQVSKNDLEVLDLKSYRTSEEGRRRLIPAVRRSQKALLANCGVTAQWVEHLAFGLRFPHSPLRDLDLSNNDLRDSGVQELCKGLESQYCRLERLSLSGCMVTKEGCGHLVSALRSNPTHLKVLDLSYNNPEESGINQLQEIKNDPEFKLSRDACDVTLDPNTVSKNLLLSEGNRRVSWAVEQQTTAERHKSEICLSQQSLKERCYLEVDLLESCSVVLAYGSVMEKRGECELGRDDESWVFTVADGHCYVEHGRNKVEVESPNWHSRLLGVYLDWEAGVLSFYRVSSDSLTCLHTFTETFRDALQPAVRLHLHSSVTFSSPV